From the genome of Leptolyngbya iicbica LK, one region includes:
- a CDS encoding late competence development ComFB family protein, translated as MSIEKIVEQALQDGYLTPAMEAEVGRICDTASELSIEEYMALDRLMGALLTGEVVAVPRKQFINVMEELVLTEAIARVAEIESNSDTTLDLGDIAAYALNRLPPLYATTEEGASFQRNNAKVELSALIADQVKEAIARSLNQPDFYPERRSLTKGTAGESVLGQVTDLLQDYAHKFSPETQGASQ; from the coding sequence ATGAGCATTGAAAAGATTGTTGAGCAAGCCCTCCAAGATGGCTATTTAACTCCCGCGATGGAAGCAGAAGTTGGGCGAATTTGTGACACCGCTTCCGAACTCTCGATCGAAGAGTACATGGCCCTCGATCGCTTAATGGGGGCTTTGTTGACTGGCGAAGTCGTCGCGGTTCCCCGCAAGCAATTCATTAACGTGATGGAAGAATTGGTGCTCACCGAAGCGATCGCTCGTGTCGCCGAGATCGAGTCCAATTCTGACACCACGTTAGATTTGGGCGATATTGCCGCCTACGCGCTCAATCGGCTGCCACCGCTTTACGCGACGACGGAGGAAGGGGCTTCCTTCCAGCGCAATAATGCCAAGGTGGAATTGTCGGCGCTGATTGCGGATCAAGTGAAGGAAGCGATTGCCCGCAGCCTCAATCAGCCTGACTTTTATCCTGAGCGGCGATCGTTGACCAAAGGAACCGCTGGCGAAAGCGTTCTGGGCCAAGTCACTGATCTGTTGCAAGATTACGCCCACAAATTTTCACCCGAAACCCAAGGCGCTTCGCAATAA
- a CDS encoding Mov34/MPN/PAD-1 family protein, with protein sequence MTLILQSEQIQLMKAEAAQSYPEECCGLLLGVYDARQELARVTAVMPVENTWTAAVNPFAEGDRSQSSPSKRNRFWIDPQILLQAQRESRDRGWSIVGIYHSHPDHPAVPSERDRQLAWSGYSYPILSITAEGKVQMQSWRLNDRDQFVTETIQTARLDEK encoded by the coding sequence GTGACTTTAATCCTTCAGTCAGAGCAAATACAGTTGATGAAAGCCGAGGCGGCACAGAGCTATCCTGAGGAGTGTTGTGGCTTGCTGTTGGGGGTCTATGATGCCCGTCAAGAGCTGGCTCGGGTCACCGCAGTGATGCCAGTCGAGAATACCTGGACGGCAGCGGTCAATCCATTTGCCGAGGGCGATCGCTCTCAGTCTTCCCCCAGCAAACGCAATCGCTTTTGGATTGATCCCCAGATATTGCTTCAGGCCCAGCGCGAGAGTCGCGATCGCGGGTGGTCGATTGTCGGCATTTATCACTCGCATCCCGATCATCCTGCCGTGCCCTCCGAGCGCGATCGCCAGTTGGCCTGGTCCGGCTATTCCTATCCCATTCTCTCGATCACTGCCGAAGGGAAAGTGCAAATGCAGAGTTGGCGGTTGAATGACCGCGACCAATTTGTGACAGAAACAATCCAAACCGCTCGGCTAGACGAAAAATAG
- a CDS encoding SulP family inorganic anion transporter yields the protein MQSFADRPAVATALWQRLQLWMQPEVWIASLSAGLVTGIIGVIRAISYASLIFSGTLALHLPTGLGMTVFSTGMTLGVVALTSGLPGMIATPLAAPTTILALMAADIAAELAEADAEVALVTVLAAIALSALLTGSLLLILGLLRQGDRIRFVPYPVVGGFMAGTGWLLTKGFVQITTGRPLDAALLGDLAQPTVLWGWLPGVGFAIALLIATRRWQQFWVMPATLLVCTASFFGALQLADISLDQARAAGWLLGPFPDGSQLWQPLTVSAIAQIQWGAIAHQADSLVTVMFVTLLSLLLSNSSIELIVGRDLSLNREMKSVGLANLLSGFGSGMGGTQALPSTLLVNNLAANYRLTGLIAVLPSIAVLALGSAFLAYLPKAVLGSLILYLGLSLLWQWLYQAYFKLPLSDYLTVLVTLVLIDWVGFLAGITVGFVITVVLFMYRYSQVDVAKQVFSGATGRSNTLNRTPEQAALLAQQGDQIYALELQGFLFFGTANYLLNKVRDRLTQSATASESTSAAVPLRYVVIDFRQVTGLDSSAVLTFNKILKLARQENFTLVLTNLLPECEQALERGQGLDFGSDRCQVLTDLDRGLAWCEQQILTQADLPADAPASLSALLEQQFLTSAQVARFLPYLTAHSVPAGHSLYAEEQPANLYFIESGQVDVLLELEDGRTKRLQTCASGQLLGEMRFYNKVPLSTAVITKTPCHLFALTPTAYQQMQATDPDLVTALQRHIVELLCDSLIRRGEQLRVMQ from the coding sequence ATGCAGTCATTTGCCGATCGCCCCGCAGTTGCCACCGCACTATGGCAGCGATTGCAGCTGTGGATGCAACCGGAAGTTTGGATCGCCAGCCTATCAGCGGGATTGGTCACGGGCATTATCGGGGTGATTCGTGCCATCTCCTATGCCAGCCTAATTTTTTCCGGCACGCTGGCGCTGCATCTGCCGACGGGGCTGGGTATGACCGTTTTCAGCACGGGCATGACGTTGGGCGTCGTCGCCCTCACCAGCGGCCTCCCCGGCATGATCGCCACCCCCTTAGCCGCACCGACGACGATACTGGCGCTGATGGCCGCCGACATTGCCGCCGAGTTAGCCGAGGCTGACGCGGAGGTGGCGTTAGTAACGGTGCTAGCGGCGATCGCTCTCAGTGCGCTACTGACGGGTAGCCTGCTGCTGATTTTGGGACTGTTGCGGCAGGGCGATCGCATTCGGTTTGTGCCGTATCCCGTGGTCGGGGGCTTCATGGCGGGGACGGGCTGGCTCTTGACGAAAGGCTTTGTGCAAATCACTACGGGTCGCCCGCTCGATGCTGCCCTGCTCGGAGATTTGGCCCAGCCAACGGTGTTGTGGGGATGGCTACCGGGCGTTGGCTTTGCGATCGCCCTCCTCATTGCCACCCGTCGCTGGCAGCAGTTTTGGGTGATGCCAGCCACGCTGCTCGTCTGCACTGCGAGCTTTTTCGGCGCATTGCAACTGGCAGATATTTCCCTCGACCAGGCCCGTGCTGCGGGCTGGTTACTCGGCCCCTTTCCTGACGGGTCACAGCTCTGGCAACCGCTCACGGTATCCGCGATCGCCCAAATTCAGTGGGGGGCGATCGCCCATCAGGCCGACAGTTTAGTAACAGTGATGTTCGTCACCCTGTTATCGCTGCTGCTCAGCAACAGCAGCATTGAGCTGATCGTGGGGCGCGACCTCAGCCTCAATCGCGAGATGAAATCCGTCGGGCTGGCAAATCTGCTGTCGGGGTTCGGCAGCGGCATGGGCGGCACTCAAGCCCTCCCCAGTACGCTGCTCGTGAATAATCTGGCGGCGAACTATCGCCTGACAGGGCTCATCGCGGTGCTGCCCTCTATAGCCGTCCTCGCTCTTGGCTCGGCCTTTTTGGCTTATCTGCCCAAAGCGGTGCTTGGCAGCCTGATTCTCTATCTCGGTCTCTCGCTGCTGTGGCAGTGGCTGTATCAGGCATATTTCAAACTGCCGCTGAGCGATTATTTGACGGTTTTGGTCACGCTGGTGTTGATCGACTGGGTCGGGTTTCTTGCAGGGATTACCGTCGGCTTTGTCATCACCGTGGTGCTGTTTATGTATCGCTACAGCCAGGTCGATGTGGCGAAGCAGGTGTTTTCGGGGGCCACTGGGCGCAGCAACACTCTGAACCGGACTCCTGAGCAAGCGGCGCTGCTGGCCCAGCAGGGCGACCAAATTTATGCGTTAGAGCTGCAAGGCTTTCTCTTTTTTGGGACGGCTAATTATTTGTTGAACAAGGTGCGCGATCGCCTCACTCAATCCGCGACGGCATCTGAAAGCACCTCTGCCGCCGTGCCCCTCCGTTACGTCGTGATCGATTTTCGCCAGGTAACGGGGCTCGACTCCTCCGCTGTCCTCACCTTTAACAAAATTCTGAAGCTCGCCCGCCAGGAAAATTTCACCCTGGTGCTGACCAATCTCTTGCCGGAGTGTGAACAGGCATTGGAACGGGGACAAGGCTTGGATTTTGGCAGCGATCGCTGCCAAGTCTTGACCGACTTAGATCGGGGATTGGCCTGGTGCGAACAGCAAATTCTGACCCAAGCTGATCTGCCAGCCGATGCTCCCGCCAGCCTGTCCGCACTCCTAGAACAGCAATTTCTTACCTCGGCCCAGGTAGCCCGTTTTTTGCCCTATCTGACAGCGCACTCGGTGCCCGCTGGCCATTCTCTCTATGCAGAAGAGCAACCCGCGAACCTCTATTTCATTGAGTCGGGTCAGGTCGATGTCTTGTTAGAACTCGAAGATGGCCGCACCAAACGCCTGCAAACCTGCGCCAGCGGTCAACTATTGGGGGAAATGCGCTTTTACAACAAGGTGCCGCTATCCACTGCGGTCATCACCAAAACCCCCTGCCACCTGTTTGCGCTGACGCCAACGGCTTACCAACAAATGCAGGCAACTGATCCCGATTTGGTGACTGCCCTCCAGCGTCATATTGTGGAATTGCTCTGCGACAGCCTCATTCGCCGAGGTGAGCAACTGCGTGTCATGCAATAG
- a CDS encoding DUF1622 domain-containing protein, with the protein MEPELLQGWEHGLNWVVAWAKIILESISVFCVIFGLVKTGQLIGQTRRRMRRGEEFPFNQVRLKFGLWLAIALEFQLGADVLATTVTPSTEDLIRLAIIAIVRTFLNYFLGKELEAEMELDHRQQEHQARMAATYGSPAENG; encoded by the coding sequence ATGGAACCGGAATTATTGCAAGGTTGGGAACACGGTCTGAACTGGGTGGTGGCCTGGGCCAAAATCATCCTCGAATCAATTTCTGTGTTTTGCGTGATATTTGGCTTAGTCAAAACGGGGCAGCTCATCGGGCAAACGCGGCGACGGATGCGGCGCGGTGAAGAGTTTCCCTTTAACCAAGTTCGTCTCAAGTTTGGTCTGTGGCTGGCGATCGCGCTGGAGTTTCAACTCGGAGCGGATGTGTTGGCAACGACGGTGACACCCAGCACCGAAGACTTAATTCGGTTGGCGATTATTGCGATCGTGCGGACGTTCCTGAACTACTTCTTGGGCAAGGAATTGGAAGCGGAGATGGAATTAGACCATCGCCAACAAGAGCATCAAGCCCGCATGGCAGCCACCTATGGTTCGCCTGCCGAAAACGGTTGA
- a CDS encoding UDP-N-acetylmuramoyl-tripeptide--D-alanyl-D-alanine ligase, producing MAFQIAVSDLVAVTGGTLVDDAGLLTKAAFGISTDTRQISPQDWFLALTGDRFNGHTFAAQAIAEGAAGVIVQEPVEAQPRLQVADTLAAYQAIAHWWRQQLATPLVAVTGSVGKTTTKELIAAALQTQGPVLKTQANYNNEIGVPKTLLSLTPEHHYGVIEMGMRGAGQINLLTQITEPDVAVITNVGTAHIELLGSEQAIADAKCELLGGLSPNGIAVLNYDNPRLIQTAADLWSGRQITYGLTGGDIHGQLLSPSEMEVNGVTLPLPLPGQHNAVNFLAAIAVMQAFDLDWRVLQSGLTVTLPSGRARRIPLPNDIELLDETYNAGAESMQAALHLLKQTPGQRHIAVLGTMKELGEHSVRLHEQVGKCVAHLELDALLTLADPAETQALANGASGVPVETFDAASQLIERLKAMLQPGDRVLFKASRAIALDQVVDAVTQALTPQAASAGATEST from the coding sequence TTGGCTTTTCAGATCGCTGTGTCAGACCTGGTGGCGGTGACCGGAGGAACGCTGGTCGATGACGCCGGACTGTTGACTAAGGCGGCCTTTGGCATTTCAACCGATACGCGCCAAATCAGTCCCCAGGATTGGTTTTTGGCCCTGACGGGCGATCGCTTCAACGGTCACACGTTTGCGGCTCAAGCGATCGCGGAGGGGGCCGCCGGGGTAATTGTGCAGGAGCCCGTTGAGGCCCAACCGCGACTTCAGGTCGCCGATACCCTGGCGGCTTATCAAGCGATCGCTCACTGGTGGCGACAGCAACTCGCCACGCCCCTGGTTGCCGTCACGGGCTCCGTTGGCAAAACGACCACGAAAGAGCTGATCGCGGCGGCGCTGCAAACCCAAGGCCCGGTGCTCAAGACTCAGGCCAACTACAACAATGAGATCGGGGTGCCGAAAACGCTACTCTCACTGACCCCCGAGCACCACTATGGCGTCATTGAGATGGGGATGCGCGGCGCCGGACAAATTAACCTGCTGACGCAAATTACGGAGCCGGATGTCGCGGTGATCACGAATGTGGGCACCGCACATATTGAACTGTTGGGCTCAGAGCAGGCGATCGCTGATGCCAAATGCGAACTCTTAGGCGGTCTCTCACCTAACGGCATTGCCGTTTTGAACTATGACAATCCTCGTTTGATACAAACGGCAGCGGACCTCTGGTCGGGCCGACAAATCACCTATGGCTTAACCGGGGGAGATATTCACGGCCAGTTGCTGAGCCCCAGCGAGATGGAGGTGAATGGCGTCACGCTGCCGTTGCCCTTGCCCGGTCAACACAATGCAGTGAACTTTTTGGCCGCGATCGCGGTGATGCAAGCCTTTGATTTAGACTGGCGCGTGCTGCAATCAGGCTTGACCGTCACGCTGCCCAGTGGTCGCGCCCGGCGCATCCCCCTTCCCAACGACATTGAGCTACTCGATGAAACTTACAACGCCGGGGCGGAATCGATGCAGGCCGCCCTGCACTTGCTGAAACAAACCCCCGGCCAGCGTCACATTGCCGTGCTCGGCACCATGAAAGAACTCGGTGAGCATTCCGTCCGGCTGCACGAGCAAGTCGGCAAATGTGTGGCACACCTGGAATTGGATGCTTTGCTCACCCTGGCCGACCCCGCAGAAACCCAAGCTTTAGCCAACGGGGCCAGCGGCGTTCCGGTCGAAACGTTTGACGCGGCATCGCAGTTAATTGAACGGCTCAAAGCCATGCTGCAACCGGGCGATCGCGTGTTGTTCAAAGCCTCCCGAGCGATCGCCCTGGATCAAGTGGTCGATGCTGTGACCCAGGCTTTGACACCTCAGGCGGCGTCAGCCGGAGCCACAGAGTCGACTTAA